Genomic DNA from Acipenser ruthenus chromosome 4, fAciRut3.2 maternal haplotype, whole genome shotgun sequence:
aaaataccacatctggtactacactaggtagaAGAAATATCTGTCtgtaagccatgcttttagactgtgttacacttcctgggtcactaTCTGGAGAAAACCTAGTAAACCTAGTGTTGTACagcatgtcatgttttaaaataaaattaaaattgctTTAATAAGCgtttcaaaattgcacatttgagcCCAATATAATGTAAAGTGCAGGACAGgtgagatttatgaaattattttgttagctacaaccacttttaTGATGTTTGCTTGCATGATGGAGAGCACCGTATTAAGCCTATGCTTtgaaaattaggattttttttttacttaccacTGCAGAGAATTCCTTGTAAATGGCCCGTTCTTGAGGTGAAagagactgaaagaaaaaaaacaatgccatCTTTGATTCCCTCCAGAAAATACATGGCCAGTCAGAGTGAAATGGCAAGAACAATAAACTCTTAACTGATTTGACAAGATTAATAAGATCTTAATACCATCGCCCTAAAATTTAAATACCTGATTTTTTTGTGAAAACTCAATTCAAAAGacagcaatatttattttaatgttttttttttagttaatgtaCAAATGTAGAGCAACATATTATGAATAAGTACACAGATAATTCTTTTAAAGTTAGATACATATTATATagatattcattttaatatttctgtAGCATTTCTCGCGACTCAGACTCTAGTCAAGACCTCAAAAGACTCagactcgaccttgtgtgactcggactcggataTATTAAcgagtctttttttattttctattacacaaataatattagttactaggaaactgtgcacaataaaaacccacccaacaaaacattatccaatgtgtgattaaatattcagTGCTTTGCTAATAATCTCCACTCCCAGCACATGCcttcactgtttgcaagcaacgtcaGTGAATTCACGTGGCAAATCCAGTGTAAAACTAGGCAATGAAGTCTCAAATCGAAAATTGCCTaccgtcaaacaggcagatatatcagactgatatgacagaaggactgattgatagcaaaaaaaccaaaaaaaaaaaaacttaatttaccaaaacgaaaataatttattatggatgcaggtaaaacaaataaataatacgctgtgcagcgtcaacctagaaatctgtctgtgtctgtattccattatgaaccaatacaaaggggaaatacataaataatatgaTCTGAACTGATATGATAATATGAAAAATACATGATCTGAactcaaatgaactgaagcacaacctcgtaaatgcatcattgtatcacagacttaataaaagtgcaaatgcaatgaaagtgaaacataacgtttcggttttgcaaaacaaataaaaagaatactAAATTTACCATCTAAGAACACCGTATATATGCAGTTCCGGCAATGTCTAAATTAAATTGGCAGATTTTACCAGAATTGAAGTGACTTGAATTTCTTAccagtgtagtgttattttcaggtacattaTTTTCAGCACATTGCACTTGCTTGCGCATGCCTATCCaactggtacgttatgctgtttttgtgttttacatttatcttatttttccaccattatgaaaatagtatgcaaatatttatcatatgcaatacattgggtcgtgtacttttttttttttttttacttgcgcAACTTTGTGACAGCGTATATGACAGCATACCACTTTTTGACATTCCACAGGTCAAGTTTTTGtatgtgtaccacattctgacaatgtaccactttgtaacactacaccggctctatagtccagatcacggcttctatcaaagttgccactgatcaacacaaaaaaactcCATAATAtctaagtaaaaaataaaatctacaaattgttctaaattaattacaaatacaaaacagaaaataattgattgcataagtattcacccccttgagtcaatatttggtagaggcacctttggcagcaattacagccatgtctatttggataagtctctaccagctttgcacatctggacactgcaatttttgcccattcttctttgcaaaattgctcaagctctgtcaagttggatggggacctttggtgaacagcaattttcagcAACTCTTTCCGCatattctaataataatattctcaattggattgaggtctgggctttgactgggccactccaggacattgacttttttgtttttaagccactccagtgtggctttggctctatgtttggggtcattgtcctgctggaagatgaatcttctcccagtcccaggtctcttgcagacttcagcaggttttcctccaggatttctctgtactttgctgcatccattttgccatctatcttcacgagctttccaggccctgacgcagagaagcatccctatagcatgatgctgccaccaccatgcttcactgtagggatggtgttctcaggatgatgtgtgatgttaggcttgcgccaaacatagcgcttaccgttgaggccaaaaagctctattttggtctcatcagaccatagaatcttcttccacttccacttctggcaaactctagccgagattgaTGTGAgcttttttcaacaatggctttctttttgccactctcccataaaggccagttttgtgaagcacctgggctattgttgccgtatgcacagtgtctcccagttcagccgtggaagactgtaactcctttagagttgccataggcctcttggtggcctccctgactagtgcccttctcgccaggatactcagtttttgaggatggcctgttctagacagattcacagttgtgccatattctctccatttcttaataatggactttactgtgctccgggggatatttaatgccttggaaatgttcttatatcctacccctgattggtgcttctgaagaaccttattccggatttgctttggatgttccttcgtcttcatgatgtagtttttgttaggaaatgtactaaccaactgtgggacctcccagagtcaggtgtatttaacctgaagtCATGTGAAACatcttaattgcacacaggtggactccattcaactaattatgtgacttctaaagacaattggttgcaccacagcttatttaggtgtgtcatagcaaagggggtgaatacttacagtatgcaatcaattattttctgttttatatttgtaattaatttagaacaatttgtagattttatttttcactttgacattacggactttttttgtgttgatcagtggcaaaaaatcaattttgattccatgttgtaacacaataaaatgtggaaaagtccaaggggggtgaatacttttgagagccactgtatatttcTGACACCCCTGCAAGACATTGAAGACAGAGTGTGGCCAGGAAAGTGCACTCCTTGAAGGGCAGGAGGCAGAGTTCCGGCTGCAGCTAGCCCTACCTTGACCCAGGCCTCAAGTTCAGCCTTGTACTCTATCTGCTGCTCTTCCACCAGCTTCTTGTACTTGTCTTTCTGGTTCTGGTTGAGTTTGTGCCAGCGCTTGCCGATCTCCACCATGCGCTCCTTCAGGTTGAAGTGGTTCAGCTCCCCGTTAGTCAGCAGCTCCTGAGAGAACATCTGGTAGCCgctcctgagagaggagagagaagagaaagaaagaaagaaagaaagatagaaagaaagagatAAGCACTTCAATTTTACTTTTGCATTTATGTGAAATTGTACATTCAAGTCCACATATGGTAGTCATGTAAATGTATAAGATATTCAATTACAAATGGGATTTTAAGTTATTGGTGGATTCCACACCTTAATTATTGGGCCGTATTGGATCTGCTCTTTTAacagcctttttatttttatttttatttttagttatttatttttttacagtttgcaCTTAATCTGGTACAGAAACTACCATAAAAACCCTTAAAATCTGTGATTCATGTTTTGACGAGTAGTCTTTAtcagtgtatttattattgtgttaattatGGATATGTATTTTGCCTATTGCAAAAAGTTGATTGTGTCTGCAAATTAAGTAAACTAGAAATGCCTTAATCAGCATTACAATGGCTGGCTTCTTAACCTACTTTTTTAGTTTTACcaaatgatttataaaaaaaaaaaatagggggggTTTCCTGTTCTGTTTACTCACACGGGGGGTTTCTTTGGCTCTCCGTCGAACTTGGGTTTCCTCTGGGTTTGGGCCGACAGAGGTGTCATTATCTCCATCAGCTCTCTCTGCAACAGAAACGAAACCAAACAGTGAGACAAAACCAACTGTCCTTCAGCCACGAGTCAGCTCTGACCCTTCCTGACTCACAAACTAGGCTGCCTGGAACATTGTGCTTTGTTTACAGGGCAGTTAATAAAATCCCTTCAGTCTTGCATGTTCCATGTAACAGGGCTGCATTCTGCTGTTTATAATGGAGACAAAATGATTGTTTGTATTCAGCAGTTAGGGATTGACTACAGTATTATGCTATGATGTTTCATTTTGCAGAGTGTCCTGTACTGTATATCCAACCTGGGCCTGTGTAGCGTTCTGATCACAAGCACACGGGCATTTCAAGGGCtctattttactttatttgcagAGGGCCCTATTTTGATGCAAACACAAAGGGGAATTTCAGAGGAAAATTCTCTCTCAGAAAGCACatcttttacattaaaaaaaaattaaacaaaaattcaGTCCCTCTCTTTACCTCATATCTCTTCTGGTCCTCGGCTGCCTTTTTAATCCAAGGAATTTTCTCCTTCTTCTCCATGGCTTTCCAGGCCGATTCCATGGCGGACTGAGCCTTCTTCCGATCGTTCTGGGGGAGGGAAACAATAGTTCAGCCTTCACTCCCAGCTCAAGCCCACCCAGCCTCGAGCACCttcctcccttcccctccttgtTCTGAGAGGTTGTAAAAGCAGGGCTTGAAATAGAGGTGGAGGGCTccatgaaaaatacataaataaataaatgtaaagccCAGAAAACAAGATAGCGTGTGATAAAATATGCTGAAATCTTCGAAGGGTTTggatacagtacagtgtttttttaaacagctaaaTTGAAGCCTGGCTTCCTCACCCGGTACTTGGCCAGGTAGTCCCCGATGACGCTCTGCTGCCACATCTCATCGGCTGTCTTGGGGGTCTCGGGCAGGCGCACCTTCCTCTTACCGTCACGCTTCTCCTTCAGGAGGTTCTGCACCCTCTGCTCCTGGTCTGCACGTGTCCGGTCCACATCGCTCAGCTTCATCTGAAATCAGACAAGCGGTTCACTATTAGAGGGAGGAGATCATAAAGTACTTGTGTTAATGAATGTTCATACCATGCCAAAAACTAAAGAAATACATTCCTGGCGCTGTGGGATATGATTCCTGGGGCTATTACAGGGATTGTTTTGGTGTATGAGATCATTAACATTGCACAATCCAATTGTTTGAGTtacaattagggcttctgattttcggttttaactgataaaacctgataaaacacccgatacaaaaacaaatgtaattcggTGGATAGCTAATAAACACTGTTAAACAccgtaaaaactgtggaaatggttaatctaatctattcacgttgactttactcttttcacattaaaaaaaataaaacctactacaataataataataaatacatttcccagtgctgctgggcaatgtcccaccttcttgacttgtgtctatcattgattagttctgaataccgagtgacagcacattcctacatttctattggagactccgcttgcgagatttaaaacgagattacaatcaggatggaggcttgttagcaggatttaaagctgtattacatttaagatacggaggatttaaaatagaattgtgtcgaaatgtacaaaaatgcctacacacaaaaaccccagaagaatgtgcctgaggccatagggatttcgttgtggaagacagcaaaggaaagaaggtacaacttaagtgtgcaagtactgtcaagttactatacatattttgacacacacacacaaaaaaactaaaaaaaaacgctcaagcattttggaaagtaacagaaaacattaatttcatacagtatatcaaaaacgaaagccccaaaaaaaaacgatttacataaaactcgaaaatagctaaaaataagcaccgaaaaatacaattaataaaatacgaaaaacagaagccctagttacaataaataacaatgagCCTTGACCTTGGCAGTTGTGGATTTGCCTCGCAGGGGGCTGGCCGAATTTCCAAGCAACATTCTGGAGCCCCCCAGCTTTTCCTCCGTCAGCACCCGGTCCCTCTCCTCCTCTGGCAGGCTCTGAGCACAGGACAGGGAAAACAGAGTTACTAGCAAAGAACCCCACTAGGAACAGGGAATTGGAGAAACACACAAACCTCACAGCATCCAGCAGCTAACTGGTAGGAGCTTCCTCCAGAACACAGGCCTCAAACAgccacactctcacacacatactgtatccaTCACATACTGTTTAGTGTTTGGATCCGACTGATCCAAACACTAAACGCAACAATGCAATACCTCCAGGAATCTCTGCAGGTCGATTTCATACTGCTTCTTTTTCTGAAATGAAAAGAAAGACATTGTTATCAGATTCCTAGTGCCTAGACAGTCTGGCTTTTACGGTCGGAAGAGTCTTTCATAACATCAATACTGAGGGAGATTACAGTGAGCTTAAATAATCACTAATATGAGGTGCAAGCCAAGATGAAAATTGCTAAAAACACTAAACAGATTTAATATACCGTAAACCATACATTTCATGTTAAATGCCAGCATATAAAGCTCTAAGAGaataattccattaaaaaaataataataaattgcatggATAATATTGGACTTCATGCAGGGCAGAATCAATTTGTGGGAAATCATTTCCGATTTAATTTTTTACAAGGAATACATGCTTTATTTTGCAGCGTTTTCCTCACCTGCTCACATCGCTTCTGGAACATATCCTTCTCTTTCTGTGTCATGATCTTCCACTGCTTACTGCAGAGCACCATGCGCTCCGTGCTGGGGACATCTTTCATGGTGATCATGAGCTCAGCACAGTACAAGGAGTAACCATTCctaagagggagggagggaggaaagaACTACTACAAACAACCTTTCACACAGCGTGGTTTCAAAACGCCAGTCAGTCATTTTATTACCTTATTGAGCTTGTGGATTTCAGGACAAGTGAGTAAATCAATTGAGTGTTCCCATCCCACTCTTAATTCATTCATATGTTGttatcccctcccctccccatagCCCAGTCTATCTATTCCCAGTTCTGAATCCAATCGAGCATTGCTGGATTGATTTGAAGAGGTTAGTCAAAAGAAGAGAAGGTAAAACTGATATGCCATGTAGAGCGACAGAACATATCCACCAGACTCGTGCTAAATCCTTATGCATGCAATGGCAAGAAGCTCATACTGAATTTGTATTAAAAAGGTACACTGAATGGGTGTCGGTACTTCGGATGaagcattttctttaaattttacTCTGGactaatgtaaatatattttgtcaTTTAGCAGTTAATGACACAGCTAAATTACAGATTCCAAATTGATACTTATGAGCTCCACTGAGTACTTCTGGAGGACCATGCTTGGGGCCCTGCAACGAGCCCCAAGCCCCTCTGTTAGATAATAAAGACAGGAAGGGGAGCGTCGTACGGAGGAGGTTTCGTTGGCCGGCCGTCGAACTTGTCTTTGAGCTGCCGCTCAGCCTTGGTCAGGACAGACTTGACGTGCTCGTCCTGGTTGGTCTCAGGGTGAGCCTCGTGGTACTCCCTCATAGTCGTCTGGAACAACAACACAAGCACACTGTCCATTTGTCTGCCCCATAACCTTAAAATCACAATGTTACACCAAACCTTCATCTTAATGCCTACCATAAAGTTACTATCAAATTTTAAAACTGCCCCCCCGCCCCCAGGAagatttaaatttatttatacaACAGATGCTATCCATAGTATGCATGCTCCCGGAACATTCATTACTGGATGATTTCATGCACAGACTCATGTTCTGGGGGTTTCACTTCTGTCCTGCAAATCTAGTCATATACTACCCATGTCAGGCTGTGTAGTGTAATGGATCCGTTGAGGGTTCATCTCAAttttgtctaatattttaatttgATAAATCAGTACTTACATATATTTTTCTTGTTATATATGATCATGAACTAAAAAGCCCAAACCAATATACAAATTTTGTATTGCATTCATACTAAAATAATGGAAGTCAGTTGATTCAAAGTAGCTTCTCTGAAATGCATAATGACAATTTGAATGAAGCTCAATgatgatcccccccccccccccccgccccgccccgtcCCGACCCGCCCCAGGCACTGACCTCAAAGTCCTTCTGCAGCTCCAGCGCCTTGCTGATCCACTTGAGACGTTTCTTATCGGAGAGCTGAGACCACTGCCGCCTCAGAGCATCCTTCAGCTCCTTCGGGCTTACCTGAGGAGGGAAACAACAAGCATCTCAGATTTACAATGCACCATTCAACCAAGTTCTGTACACTAAAATAGTTACAAGAGCCAGTACACAATAACGAGTGCTTCTGACTCCAGAGTGGTTACTACTGTACATCAATACAGGTCTCTCAGATCCCTTTCAGCAAACCATTTTTTCTGTACAAATACAGTCGGCACAAGATATACAAAACCACACTCCCTGGTTTAGCTGGTTCTATAAAAGCAAGCAACTGTATTGGTCTCTGTATTGGTCTTACTGAAAAGTCTTTTATACTGGGGTCTGATGTAATATATTTAAACGGTGCTGGTTTCATTTCAGAAAAGCTGGAATGGATTGAAGTAGAATCATGCCCTGGTGACCCCCTCCGCAGTGTCACTGCCCTTACATCGGGGTGCAGCTTCAGGTAGGTTTTCTTCTCATGGTTGTACCAGAGCTGCTGTGGGGTCTTGGGCTTCTCTGGGACATCAGATGTCTTCCTCTCCTCAATCAGATCAGGGTAAGTATCCCTGAAAGGAAACAAcattagaaaacaaacacacaaaaactacTGTTaggaacacccccccccccccccccccattcaccaCCATGACCACAGGACTGTACTGCACAAAGTTCAAATTAGAACTACGGTGACGTCCACACCAAAATGTTGGTCTTACTTGAATCTGGCCATGTTCTTTTCAAATGACTCCTTCTCCCTCTGAAACTCCTGAATGTACTTCAACTGTGAGGAGAGAACAAACAGTGACCAAGTGTCAAAATCAGTGATTTTCCACTTCCAGTTGTgcctctttttgtttttgtttgcaagtGCTGTATATGTGAACTGGAAAACAATGCATGTTTTAATTTAAGTaggggttctgttttttttttttttttaatacagcttCTCATTAATATAATGATTGTTTATAATAGCTATACAACATTAACAAAGGGTTTTCCTTGGTTAATAACTCAATTTCTTGACACCGTCTCCGGGTGAAATCCCCCTGCATACAGCCTGCCTTCAGGTCTAACTCTGCTGCACTCACCTTCTTCTTCTCAGGCAGCTCCTTGTACTTCTTGGACAGGATCTTGGTGAGGTCCAGGTTGCTCATCTCTGGGTGGATCTTTGCATACTTGGCTCGTTTCTCCATGAAAAACCGGAAGTACGGCGTCAGAGGCTTCTTGGGGAAGTCTGGATGGGTCTGAACAATAACCAAAAGTGATATCAATAAACAATAGTCAATAAACTGAGTGAACACGATACAGCTGGGTGTTCTTGACTTCAAGCCAGACTCATGCAATCTCTTTCTCAGTCTGGTCACTTATGGTGACTCCAGTTGCTGTTCTGGAGTGTATACTGAGGCTACATGCAGTGGACTTGACTAATCCTCAAATCTGAAGTCTAAGTGGGGGTACCTGTTTTTAAGGGGGAGTAGGGCAGCCAGTGCAAAACGCACCTCAACAGCTGTCATaatgtatttaaccctttgcggtccattgtcggactgggtccgacattgcaattattcctcacaggtcctttgtcggactgggtccgacattgttatagcaacgcaataaacgggtgtttagtcgttttttctccggaaaaagccgagaaaaccattcaattgccgagtgggagcgacaggagccgagacaagtcgaaaaaaaaaaggcatatctcatgaatagtcatacatggtatcaggtatcagataacggggcgttcatagtaaacaagctggctgagtgcgtcagcgcactgagactatcatggacatttgcagagcttttttcagatgttatagtaataaaataatgacttggatcgcattattgaggagtttggtgataaaacgagtgatccggagatgatcgatcggtatgtacgactattattattattattatttatttcttacataggtgaatgctatagcaaacgaaagggtggggcggggctggagatgcctagtgagtgctttgttgatatgcagggccatttaaacccgtttgactgtgaaaaaaaatacttttaaacagcgcgtctaaaattaactgcgcgtgtgaaaattaattagacctggcgtgcctgacgcgcaattaataaatggaccacaaagggttaagataTAAAAGACCTACCTGGCGAATGTCTCAACAACTTTTgactgtattcatgtttttttttgggggggttttacTATATTAAATGTTTGCTCCTTTAATTCTTTTTATAGAGTATATTTGTCTCAActgtataacaataaaaaaattttaaaaaagactaCAGCCAGGTTCTTTCAAAACGGTTTACAATTTATAAACcaaatgtatttgttgtttgtCTACACTGAGAAGCAACAATTTACAGGCAAATCCAACGCTGTCCAAATCCCAAAGAAACTCCTAGACACAAAAATTGATAAATATTGAAATTGTATTCCTACTTCTAAGCATTCATAATGCTTGAGCTTCTTAGTTTCTAAAGCTATGGATACAGTACCTTGAGCTTCCTACAGTTTCTAAAGCTATGGATACAGTACCTTGAGCTTCTTACAGTTTCTAAAGCTATGGATACATTACCTTGAGCTTCTTGCCTTTATAGGGGTTCTTCACATACTCCATGGCGTCGATAAGGAGTTCTGTCATGGTTCGGTACTTCCTCACCTGGGGAGACAGACAGATAAGCAATGAATATACTTGCTTATTTATGTTCTCTGATTGTTTCAAAACTTACCATTATAATTAGTCAGGTACTGCTTTACTGGCAACATTTCTGttcaattctattttttttcacaattgcACAACACTAACATACTTTAATAACTACTGTATGGAAGATGAATCTTACGGAAACAGAATAATATTTGGCGCCACGTACACAGAGCAACacgtttttcagaaaaaaaaaacaaaaccaaaaacacacacagatgtaGTTACTCAGACACTTGAATTATCAAAAGCTTTGACACCCCCCACCCACCTCCACCTCCCTTGGCTCACCTCGGTGGAGACCTTCTGCCATTTCTGCTTGCACATATCCCCAGTGAAGGGCCCGAAGCACACCTTCTCCCAGTCGAAGTGCGACTCAGTGGTCTTGTACTTCATGGCATCCACGTTAGGCAGCAGGGTGCGGATCCGGTCTAGCAGGGTCAGACAGTCCTCCTTACTCCACTCTTCCCCaactgtcacagacacacacagcaagtTTAGGGTGGAGCAATAATCACTATTACCTGAAATTATGAGGGAAGTGGGGGGGGGTTGCTGGCTAAATTAATGATGACCAGAACTGCTCGCAACAGGATCTGAGTTAAGTGCTGCTGATGCTTTTTAGCTTAGACGACTGTTAGAAATGTTATTACTGCTAAATAACATAATTATCAATAATTCTTCAATAAAATTAATGATTAAGACTAAACAAATTATAGACAATATCACAATCGACTATCCTTCCAGCCACCCAAAGTAAGGTCAGAGCGAGCAGGAGGCAGAGACCTGCCTTGGTATTAGAATCTGTCTCCTGTAGGACCTTGTTTACTGGAATGTCCTGCACCCATTTCAATGGATAAAAAGGGAGAAGACTTGTTTAAGAAATTCACCACATTCAGTGAATGTGACAAAATACTTAAGTATGTACGCTCATCACATTTTCAAGCAAACACTTTCAATGTTGTTCATTTGGGCATTAAGTTTTTGTATGGTAAGGATTCATCCAACACTACATAAAAAGCTGTTCAttttagcaaataaaaaaattattctgaTGGAATTAAACTGACATGTATCGAAA
This window encodes:
- the LOC117399962 gene encoding nucleolar transcription factor 1-A-like isoform X1 → MSEMALEGVRIPGAQGYLNSQTDDVELPDLDSAEEEELLRYFSSMNGNSSLSSVAHTGRIKCEPVGEEWSKEDCLTLLDRIRTLLPNVDAMKYKTTESHFDWEKVCFGPFTGDMCKQKWQKVSTEVRKYRTMTELLIDAMEYVKNPYKGKKLKTHPDFPKKPLTPYFRFFMEKRAKYAKIHPEMSNLDLTKILSKKYKELPEKKKLKYIQEFQREKESFEKNMARFKDTYPDLIEERKTSDVPEKPKTPQQLWYNHEKKTYLKLHPDVSPKELKDALRRQWSQLSDKKRLKWISKALELQKDFETTMREYHEAHPETNQDEHVKSVLTKAERQLKDKFDGRPTKPPPNGYSLYCAELMITMKDVPSTERMVLCSKQWKIMTQKEKDMFQKRCEQKKKQYEIDLQRFLESLPEEERDRVLTEEKLGGSRMLLGNSASPLRGKSTTAKMKLSDVDRTRADQEQRVQNLLKEKRDGKRKVRLPETPKTADEMWQQSVIGDYLAKYRNDRKKAQSAMESAWKAMEKKEKIPWIKKAAEDQKRYERELMEIMTPLSAQTQRKPKFDGEPKKPPVSGYQMFSQELLTNGELNHFNLKERMVEIGKRWHKLNQNQKDKYKKLVEEQQIEYKAELEAWVKSLSPQERAIYKEFSAVKRRNSSKAGGPAAKVLVTGRGKALVSARAPGLGAGEGKKAVAYRAQDTSDSEEEEEEKSDSSDSEEEEDSTGSSDSDEEEDENDEDDEEEDDDNEDEEGDQSEASSSSSSEDSSDSDSD
- the LOC117399962 gene encoding nucleolar transcription factor 1-A-like isoform X2, which translates into the protein MNGNSSLSSVAHTGRIKCEPVGEEWSKEDCLTLLDRIRTLLPNVDAMKYKTTESHFDWEKVCFGPFTGDMCKQKWQKVSTEVRKYRTMTELLIDAMEYVKNPYKGKKLKTHPDFPKKPLTPYFRFFMEKRAKYAKIHPEMSNLDLTKILSKKYKELPEKKKLKYIQEFQREKESFEKNMARFKDTYPDLIEERKTSDVPEKPKTPQQLWYNHEKKTYLKLHPDVSPKELKDALRRQWSQLSDKKRLKWISKALELQKDFETTMREYHEAHPETNQDEHVKSVLTKAERQLKDKFDGRPTKPPPNGYSLYCAELMITMKDVPSTERMVLCSKQWKIMTQKEKDMFQKRCEQKKKQYEIDLQRFLESLPEEERDRVLTEEKLGGSRMLLGNSASPLRGKSTTAKMKLSDVDRTRADQEQRVQNLLKEKRDGKRKVRLPETPKTADEMWQQSVIGDYLAKYRNDRKKAQSAMESAWKAMEKKEKIPWIKKAAEDQKRYERELMEIMTPLSAQTQRKPKFDGEPKKPPVSGYQMFSQELLTNGELNHFNLKERMVEIGKRWHKLNQNQKDKYKKLVEEQQIEYKAELEAWVKSLSPQERAIYKEFSAVKRRNSSKAGGPAAKVLVTGRGKALVSARAPGLGAGEGKKAVAYRAQDTSDSEEEEEEKSDSSDSEEEEDSTGSSDSDEEEDENDEDDEEEDDDNEDEEGDQSEASSSSSSEDSSDSDSD